In one Hymenobacter sp. DG25B genomic region, the following are encoded:
- the rffA gene encoding dTDP-4-amino-4,6-dideoxygalactose transaminase: MIPFNKPYLSGRETRYIEEAVRMGKISGDGAFTRRCHAFFEQQLGFNKTLMTTSGTAALEMAALLLNIQPGEEVIMPSFTFVSTANAFVMRGAKVVFADSTEANPNLDVAQLEALITPRTRAIVPVHYAGIACDMEAIMHLAQKYNIKVVEDAAHAIDSFYKDQPLGSIGHLAAFSFHETKNIISGEGGLLAINDTAFSQRAEIIWEKGTNRSAYFRGEIDKYTWVDIGSSFLPSDIIAAFLYAQLENLRDIQQRRQQLWQEYATGLASLRELGVGLPVLPDYATNNGHLFYLVCRSLPERTALIAHLRACGVLAVFHYQPLHQSPYYQAQHDGRILPWAEHYADCLVRLPLFYELEALQQAMIIEEVLRFYSATV; this comes from the coding sequence ATGATTCCCTTTAACAAGCCGTATCTCTCCGGCCGGGAAACCCGCTACATTGAAGAGGCCGTGCGGATGGGGAAAATATCCGGGGACGGAGCTTTTACCCGGCGGTGCCACGCGTTTTTTGAACAGCAGCTGGGCTTTAACAAAACGCTAATGACCACCTCCGGCACCGCCGCGCTGGAAATGGCGGCCCTGCTGCTGAACATTCAGCCCGGCGAAGAGGTCATTATGCCCTCTTTCACCTTTGTATCCACTGCCAATGCCTTCGTGATGCGCGGGGCAAAAGTGGTGTTTGCCGACAGTACCGAAGCAAACCCGAACCTGGACGTTGCCCAGCTGGAGGCGCTTATTACGCCCCGCACCCGCGCCATTGTACCCGTACATTACGCCGGTATTGCCTGCGACATGGAGGCCATTATGCACCTGGCACAGAAGTATAATATAAAGGTAGTAGAGGATGCGGCCCACGCCATCGACAGCTTTTATAAAGACCAGCCCCTGGGCAGCATTGGTCATCTGGCGGCCTTTTCATTCCACGAAACCAAGAATATAATTTCCGGTGAAGGCGGCTTACTGGCCATTAACGACACCGCCTTTTCCCAGCGGGCCGAAATCATCTGGGAGAAAGGCACCAACCGCTCCGCTTACTTTCGGGGAGAAATAGATAAGTACACCTGGGTGGATATTGGCTCTTCCTTTCTGCCTTCCGATATAATTGCTGCCTTTCTGTACGCGCAGCTGGAAAACCTGCGCGACATTCAGCAGCGCCGCCAGCAGCTGTGGCAGGAATATGCCACCGGTCTGGCCTCGCTCCGGGAGCTGGGCGTGGGCCTGCCTGTGCTGCCGGATTATGCCACCAATAATGGCCACCTGTTTTACCTGGTGTGCCGCAGTTTACCGGAGCGCACCGCTCTTATTGCTCATTTGCGCGCCTGCGGGGTGCTGGCCGTATTCCACTATCAACCCCTGCACCAGAGTCCCTACTACCAGGCGCAGCATGATGGCCGCATACTGCCTTGGGCGGAGCATTATGCGGATTGTCTGGTGCGGTTACCTTTGTTTTATGAGTTGGAAGCGCTTCAGCAGGCCATGATAATTGAGGAGGTTCTCCGGTTTTATAGCGCCACCGTCTAA
- a CDS encoding TolC family protein gives MKAVFTPRLIRWAVAGAVLAALPVAAQTTSPTQPPAGALVTTQSGGWTLQRAVDYALQNNLTVRQNQLSADLDEADLRQSRAALLPSANLSGSQSWNFGTSLDPLTNDFITQTIRSNNFSASSQVTLFSGFQLRNTIKQNQLSLEASRFDITKARNDLSLNVASAFLQLVLADELVKTNSLRVNSDEQQIERTRKLLKAGAVAESNLLDSQAQLASDQLNVITAQNQRDLARLQLLQLMNMDPSSTDFQIEVPVLGDPDEETEVRLDVNETYQTAQTLLPEVKSAELRVRSAQYGQEIARGGYYPRLTFGAGIFTGYSTARSSFIPTGEFTRTYIPVVDSVTNQPSGTLALLNVQPKYDIKPTAFNSQIKDNLGKQLQINLTIPILNGLQARTNVQRSQIAVKQAELRAEQTRLTLRQSIQQAYADAVAAQRKFVAAKRQVEALTTSYRNAEIRFNNGLLNGTEFNISKNNLTAAESSMIQAKYEFIFRQKVLEFYQGKPVSL, from the coding sequence ATGAAAGCAGTTTTTACTCCCCGTTTGATTCGCTGGGCAGTGGCCGGCGCGGTACTGGCGGCGCTGCCGGTGGCGGCCCAAACCACTTCCCCCACGCAACCGCCCGCCGGCGCGCTGGTAACCACCCAAAGTGGCGGCTGGACGCTGCAGCGCGCCGTAGACTACGCCCTGCAGAACAACCTCACGGTGCGCCAAAACCAGCTTTCCGCGGATCTGGATGAGGCCGACCTGCGCCAGAGCCGCGCGGCGCTGCTGCCTTCGGCCAACCTCAGCGGTTCGCAGTCCTGGAACTTTGGTACCAGCCTGGACCCGCTCACCAACGACTTCATCACGCAGACTATTCGCTCTAATAACTTCTCGGCCTCATCGCAGGTCACGCTGTTTTCGGGGTTTCAGCTGCGCAATACCATCAAGCAGAACCAGCTTAGTCTGGAAGCCAGCCGCTTCGATATTACCAAAGCCCGCAATGATTTATCGTTGAACGTGGCCTCAGCTTTCTTGCAGCTGGTGCTGGCTGATGAGCTGGTAAAGACCAACTCCCTGCGCGTAAACAGCGACGAGCAGCAGATTGAGCGCACCCGCAAGCTGCTGAAAGCCGGGGCCGTTGCTGAGAGTAATCTGCTCGATAGCCAGGCCCAGCTGGCCTCAGACCAGCTAAACGTCATTACGGCCCAGAACCAGCGTGACCTGGCCCGGCTGCAGCTCTTGCAGCTGATGAACATGGATCCATCGTCGACGGATTTTCAAATTGAAGTACCCGTGCTCGGCGACCCTGACGAGGAAACGGAAGTGCGCCTGGATGTGAACGAAACCTACCAGACGGCGCAAACGCTGCTGCCAGAAGTTAAATCGGCGGAGCTGCGGGTGCGTAGTGCCCAATACGGCCAGGAAATTGCCCGCGGCGGCTACTATCCGCGCCTTACGTTTGGGGCCGGTATTTTCACCGGTTATTCCACGGCCCGCTCGTCCTTTATTCCTACCGGCGAGTTCACCCGAACCTACATTCCGGTCGTTGACTCGGTTACCAACCAGCCCTCCGGCACACTGGCCCTGCTGAATGTGCAGCCCAAGTACGATATCAAGCCCACGGCCTTCAACAGCCAGATTAAGGACAACCTGGGCAAGCAGCTGCAGATTAACCTGACCATTCCTATTCTGAATGGCCTGCAGGCCCGCACTAACGTGCAACGCTCCCAGATAGCCGTAAAACAGGCCGAGCTGCGGGCCGAGCAAACCCGCCTCACGCTGCGCCAGAGCATTCAGCAGGCTTACGCCGATGCCGTGGCGGCGCAGCGCAAGTTTGTGGCCGCCAAGCGCCAGGTAGAGGCCCTGACCACCTCTTACCGCAACGCCGAAATCCGGTTTAACAATGGCCTGCTCAACGGCACGGAGTTCAACATCTCCAAAAACAACCTGACGGCCGCCGAGTCCAGCATGATTCAGGCGAAATATGAGTTCATCTTCCGCCAGAAAGTGCTGGAGTTCTACCAGGGTAAGCCCGTAAGTCTGTAG
- a CDS encoding YqgE/AlgH family protein, with the protein MKPGSLLISQPFLGDPNFERTVLLLCQDSPEEGSFGLVLNRPSALMLGDVMQLPGGDGSAAAQLPLGIGGPVQADTLHYLHRRSDVPGAEPIGQDVYWGGDFSVLLGLIESGSLGPDAVRLYAGYSGWTNGQLAEEVRENVWIVHPNAAGKVFTLESDAFWQAILREKGGRYRMLSNYPVDPRLN; encoded by the coding sequence ATGAAACCCGGTAGCTTGCTTATCTCGCAGCCCTTCCTGGGCGACCCTAACTTCGAGCGTACAGTACTGCTGCTGTGCCAGGATTCGCCGGAAGAAGGCTCTTTTGGTTTAGTGTTAAACCGCCCCTCGGCCTTAATGCTGGGAGATGTCATGCAGCTGCCCGGCGGAGACGGATCCGCAGCCGCGCAGCTGCCCCTGGGCATTGGCGGCCCCGTGCAGGCCGATACCCTACACTACCTGCACCGCCGTTCCGATGTGCCTGGCGCCGAGCCCATTGGGCAGGATGTGTACTGGGGCGGAGACTTTTCCGTACTGCTGGGGCTGATAGAAAGCGGCAGCCTTGGGCCCGACGCCGTGCGCCTGTACGCCGGCTATTCCGGCTGGACAAACGGGCAGCTGGCCGAAGAAGTCCGGGAAAATGTTTGGATAGTGCATCCCAATGCTGCCGGGAAAGTATTTACTTTGGAAAGTGATGCATTCTGGCAAGCTATTTTGCGTGAGAAAGGCGGACGCTACCGCATGCTGTCCAATTACCCTGTAGACCCCCGGCTTAACTAA
- a CDS encoding NAD(P)H-dependent glycerol-3-phosphate dehydrogenase — MEKIAMIGGGSWATALTKILSENGARVGWWMRSKDDVQHLQRTRHNRRYLSSVAFDLMRVFPSTDLEATVKEADWLVLAVPAAFVKEALDKLDRDSLKNKRIISAIKGMIPGKNILVTDYVAERFRLPHTQLGVVAGPCHAEEVALEKQSYLTIGGTDMLLAEDFSQLLRNRYTKAYPMADLDGIEYCAVMKNIIALTSGIAHGLGYGDNFQAVLVSNAVQEMRRFVHAINPQPRDLSASAYLGDLLVTAYSQFSRNRTFGNMIGRGYSVKSAQMEMNMVAEGYYAVKSIHELNKKLNVSMPITSAAYHILYEKISPAVELEILKEKLR; from the coding sequence GTGGAAAAAATAGCCATGATTGGCGGCGGCTCCTGGGCCACTGCACTTACCAAGATTCTCTCTGAAAACGGGGCCCGTGTGGGCTGGTGGATGCGCAGCAAAGACGACGTGCAGCACCTGCAGCGCACCCGCCATAACCGCCGCTACCTGTCTTCGGTGGCCTTTGACCTCATGCGTGTGTTCCCCTCCACCGACCTGGAGGCCACCGTGAAGGAAGCCGACTGGCTGGTGCTGGCCGTGCCCGCCGCCTTCGTGAAGGAAGCCCTGGACAAGCTGGACCGGGACTCGCTGAAGAACAAGCGCATAATCTCGGCCATCAAAGGCATGATACCGGGCAAGAATATTCTCGTCACGGACTACGTGGCCGAGCGTTTCCGGCTCCCGCACACCCAGCTGGGCGTGGTGGCCGGCCCCTGCCACGCCGAGGAAGTAGCCCTGGAAAAGCAGAGCTACCTCACCATTGGCGGCACCGATATGTTGCTTGCTGAGGACTTCAGCCAACTGCTGCGCAACCGCTACACCAAGGCCTATCCCATGGCCGACCTGGATGGTATCGAGTACTGCGCCGTGATGAAAAACATCATTGCTCTCACCAGCGGCATAGCCCACGGCCTGGGCTACGGCGACAACTTTCAGGCCGTGCTGGTGAGCAATGCCGTGCAGGAAATGCGCCGGTTTGTGCACGCCATCAACCCTCAGCCCCGCGACCTGTCGGCTTCCGCTTACCTCGGCGACCTGCTGGTAACGGCCTATTCCCAGTTCTCGCGAAACCGCACCTTCGGCAACATGATTGGGCGCGGGTACTCCGTGAAATCAGCTCAGATGGAGATGAACATGGTGGCGGAAGGCTACTATGCTGTTAAGAGCATTCACGAGCTCAACAAAAAGCTGAACGTGTCGATGCCCATTACCTCGGCGGCTTATCACATTCTCTACGAGAAGATTTCGCCGGCCGTGGAGCTGGAAATACTGAAGGAGAAGCTGCGGTAA
- the pdxH gene encoding pyridoxamine 5'-phosphate oxidase, with protein MNDQQLADLRQTYAQHTLTEAEVHPHAVQQFRTWLQEALDARLDEPTAMLLSTVSAAGQPSGRVVLLKGLPDDAGFLFFTNYDSRKGQDLTAQPLAALTFFWPGLERQVRVEGRVEKAPASVSTEYFQSRPRSSQVGAWASPQSQKISSREELEKLEQDTAALFAAQDPLPRPEHWGGYVLQPQRIEFWQGRPSRLHDRIVYERNPDDTWMISRLAP; from the coding sequence ATGAATGACCAGCAGCTGGCTGATTTGCGCCAAACCTATGCGCAGCATACCCTCACGGAAGCAGAAGTACATCCCCATGCCGTGCAGCAGTTCCGCACGTGGCTGCAGGAGGCGCTGGATGCGCGCCTGGATGAGCCAACGGCTATGCTGCTCTCTACCGTGAGTGCTGCCGGGCAACCCTCGGGCCGGGTGGTGCTGCTGAAAGGTCTGCCTGATGATGCCGGGTTTCTGTTCTTTACCAACTACGACAGCCGCAAAGGCCAGGATCTGACGGCCCAGCCCCTGGCGGCCCTAACCTTTTTCTGGCCCGGCCTGGAGCGGCAGGTGCGTGTGGAGGGCCGGGTAGAAAAGGCGCCGGCCAGTGTTTCTACGGAATATTTCCAGAGCCGCCCGCGTAGCAGCCAGGTAGGTGCCTGGGCCTCGCCGCAAAGCCAGAAAATCAGCAGCCGGGAAGAGCTGGAAAAGCTGGAGCAGGATACGGCCGCGCTTTTTGCGGCCCAGGACCCGCTGCCGCGCCCGGAGCACTGGGGGGGCTACGTGCTGCAGCCCCAGCGCATAGAGTTCTGGCAGGGCCGCCCCTCCCGCCTGCACGACCGGATTGTGTATGAGCGTAACCCGGACGACACCTGGATGATTAGCCGGCTGGCGCCGTAA
- a CDS encoding efflux RND transporter periplasmic adaptor subunit, giving the protein MKNNRLLYILLAVLAVLLIGFVVAKKQGWVGGPAGMEVISAKAKPATIVEKVSASGKVQPETEVKISPDVSGEIIELYVHEGDSVKKGQLLLRIRPDNYTAMVSQQSAMVNSQRAGVGQANARLQQLLANARQTELSYRRNASLYKQKVISQADFEASKAAYEASQEEINSARQSIRAAQSNVASAQASLEEARKNLNKTTIYAPVSGTVSKLNVERGERVVGTSQMAGTEIMRIANLNSMEVRVNVNENDIINVHLGDSAIVEVDSYASKDEKFRGIVTSIANTAKDALTAEAVTEFEVRIRLLPESYRHLLRNVNGRTLVPFRPGMTASVDIITDRKTNVLSVPLAAVTTRSDSAFTKGGEDKNGAREGGPRRSGGDAEDDNAAPRADIQEAVFVVKDGKAILTPVKTGISDFQNIEIVSGITNGTEVVSGPFRAVSKSLKDGAAVVVKDAKSISKVDIKEEETEEK; this is encoded by the coding sequence ATGAAAAACAACCGCCTTTTATACATCCTGCTGGCCGTGCTGGCTGTGTTGCTGATTGGATTTGTCGTTGCGAAGAAACAAGGCTGGGTGGGTGGCCCCGCCGGCATGGAGGTAATTTCCGCCAAAGCCAAGCCGGCCACCATTGTGGAGAAAGTAAGCGCCTCAGGCAAAGTGCAGCCCGAAACCGAAGTGAAAATCTCGCCCGACGTATCCGGGGAAATCATTGAGCTGTATGTGCACGAGGGCGACTCGGTGAAGAAAGGCCAGCTGCTGCTGCGCATCCGGCCCGATAACTACACGGCCATGGTGAGTCAGCAGTCGGCTATGGTGAACTCCCAGCGCGCCGGCGTAGGGCAGGCCAACGCCCGCCTGCAGCAGCTGCTGGCCAATGCCCGCCAAACGGAGCTGAGCTACCGCCGCAACGCCTCGCTTTACAAGCAAAAAGTTATTTCGCAGGCTGATTTTGAAGCCAGCAAGGCGGCATATGAGGCCTCGCAGGAAGAAATAAACAGTGCCCGCCAAAGCATTCGGGCGGCGCAGAGCAATGTGGCCAGCGCCCAGGCCTCGTTGGAGGAAGCCCGCAAAAACCTCAATAAAACCACCATTTATGCCCCCGTTAGCGGCACCGTTTCCAAGCTGAACGTGGAGCGCGGCGAGCGGGTAGTGGGTACTTCCCAGATGGCCGGTACCGAAATCATGCGCATCGCCAACCTCAACTCCATGGAAGTGCGCGTGAATGTGAATGAAAATGACATCATCAACGTGCACCTCGGCGACTCCGCCATTGTGGAAGTGGACAGCTATGCCAGCAAGGATGAGAAATTCCGGGGCATTGTAACCAGCATTGCCAACACGGCCAAAGATGCCCTCACGGCCGAAGCCGTAACGGAATTTGAAGTGCGCATCCGCCTGCTGCCCGAGTCGTACCGCCACCTGCTGCGCAATGTAAACGGCCGCACGCTGGTGCCTTTCCGCCCGGGCATGACGGCCTCTGTGGATATCATTACCGACCGCAAAACCAACGTGCTCAGCGTACCGCTGGCCGCTGTTACCACCCGCTCCGACAGCGCCTTTACCAAGGGTGGCGAGGATAAAAACGGCGCGCGTGAAGGCGGCCCCCGCCGCAGCGGCGGTGATGCCGAAGATGATAACGCGGCGCCCCGCGCCGATATTCAGGAAGCAGTGTTTGTGGTGAAGGATGGCAAAGCCATTCTCACGCCCGTTAAAACCGGCATCAGCGACTTCCAGAACATTGAAATTGTGAGTGGCATTACCAATGGCACCGAGGTGGTGAGCGGTCCGTTCCGGGCGGTATCCAAGAGCCTGAAAGATGGGGCTGCCGTGGTAGTGAAAGATGCCAAGAGCATCAGCAAAGTAGACATCAAGGAAGAAGAAACCGAAGAAAAGTAA
- a CDS encoding DUF1015 domain-containing protein — protein MAEIQPVRGWRYNPALSAAIDDYVSPLFDVVSPKQREALYRNPLNSIHLSVPRGEDAAGAALALLTEWQQKQVLVQDELPGIYIYYQYFRLPGSTREYCRKGFMCHIRAYDWSENVVLRHENTLPVAVNDRAELLARTQFQTSATHGLYRDELHELEPFMDEAMKAPLYETDEDYQGARDVLAVIQDAAVIQRFRQVLQQREVILADGHHRYEGSLAYRQARQLASPAATGQEAWNYHLMYLTNSASDDLRILPTHRLLLELPAGLTDAEFLARLEPYFIILPKDDAYSLPELIAGKRWAFGLYLDGQAYKLRLRPEMHPQLNWPTTPEVKALDLTVLHFFVLEKALGIVGPDAQRQWTGIAYVRNFSECLTRVDRHEARAAIITNEVTMEEVESVCHSGAVMPPKSTFFYPKTIGGFLFTSIRDDEHTHAFTACF, from the coding sequence TTGGCTGAAATTCAACCCGTGCGCGGCTGGCGCTATAATCCGGCGCTCAGCGCGGCCATAGACGACTACGTATCCCCGCTGTTCGACGTGGTTTCGCCGAAGCAGCGCGAAGCCCTGTACCGCAACCCGCTGAACAGCATTCATCTCTCCGTGCCCCGGGGCGAAGATGCTGCCGGCGCGGCCCTGGCGCTGCTCACGGAGTGGCAGCAGAAGCAAGTGTTGGTGCAGGATGAGCTGCCGGGCATCTATATCTACTACCAGTATTTCCGGCTGCCGGGCAGCACCCGCGAATACTGCCGCAAGGGCTTTATGTGCCATATCCGGGCCTACGACTGGAGCGAAAATGTGGTCTTGCGCCACGAAAACACCCTTCCCGTAGCCGTAAACGACCGCGCCGAGCTGCTGGCCCGCACCCAGTTCCAGACCAGCGCCACCCACGGCCTATACCGCGACGAGCTGCACGAGCTGGAGCCGTTTATGGACGAGGCCATGAAAGCGCCTTTGTACGAAACGGACGAAGATTACCAGGGTGCGCGGGATGTGCTGGCCGTTATTCAGGATGCCGCCGTTATTCAGCGCTTCCGTCAGGTTCTGCAGCAGCGGGAAGTGATACTGGCCGATGGGCACCACCGCTACGAGGGCTCCCTGGCCTACCGGCAGGCACGCCAGCTGGCCAGCCCCGCCGCCACCGGCCAGGAAGCCTGGAACTATCACCTGATGTATCTCACCAATTCCGCCTCCGATGACCTGCGCATTCTGCCCACGCACCGGCTGCTGCTGGAACTGCCGGCGGGCCTGACGGACGCTGAGTTTCTTGCCCGCCTGGAGCCTTACTTTATCATTCTGCCCAAGGACGATGCCTACTCCCTGCCGGAATTGATTGCGGGCAAGCGCTGGGCCTTTGGACTGTATTTAGATGGCCAGGCCTACAAGCTGCGCCTGCGCCCGGAAATGCACCCCCAGCTCAACTGGCCCACCACCCCGGAAGTAAAAGCGCTGGATCTGACGGTGCTGCATTTCTTTGTGCTGGAAAAAGCACTGGGTATTGTGGGCCCCGATGCCCAGCGGCAGTGGACGGGCATTGCCTACGTGCGTAACTTCTCCGAATGCCTCACGCGCGTAGACCGCCACGAAGCGCGCGCGGCCATCATTACCAATGAAGTAACCATGGAGGAAGTGGAAAGCGTGTGCCACAGCGGCGCCGTAATGCCGCCCAAATCCACGTTCTTCTACCCTAAAACCATTGGTGGCTTCCTGTTCACCTCCATCCGCGACGACGAGCACACCCATGCGTTTACTGCTTGCTTCTAA
- a CDS encoding Maf family nucleotide pyrophosphatase — protein MRLLLASNSPRRRQLLSDLGLSYEVRLQEVDESFPAHLRRAEIAEFLAAHKAAAYAAGLAPDEVVLTADTIVCLEDEVLNKPADEAEARQMLGRLQGRTHDVFTGVCLLGGNGRQVVFSDQTRVHFKPLSPAEIDYYVRQYQPLDKAGAYGAQDWVGMVAITRLEGSYFNVMGLPVHRVWEELHKFGLPLPV, from the coding sequence ATGCGTTTACTGCTTGCTTCTAACTCCCCGCGCCGCCGCCAGCTGCTCTCCGACCTGGGCCTATCCTATGAGGTGCGCCTGCAGGAGGTAGACGAAAGCTTCCCGGCCCATTTACGCCGCGCCGAAATAGCCGAATTTCTGGCCGCCCATAAAGCAGCCGCCTATGCCGCCGGCCTGGCCCCGGATGAAGTGGTGCTCACGGCCGATACCATTGTGTGCCTGGAAGACGAAGTTTTGAATAAGCCTGCTGACGAAGCCGAAGCCCGGCAGATGCTGGGCCGCCTGCAAGGCCGCACGCACGACGTATTCACGGGCGTATGCCTGCTGGGCGGCAACGGCCGCCAGGTGGTCTTTTCCGACCAGACCCGGGTGCATTTTAAGCCCCTTAGCCCGGCAGAAATCGACTATTACGTGCGCCAGTATCAGCCTCTGGATAAGGCCGGCGCTTATGGCGCGCAGGACTGGGTGGGCATGGTGGCCATCACCCGGCTGGAAGGCTCTTACTTCAATGTGATGGGGCTACCCGTCCATCGGGTATGGGAAGAGCTGCACAAATTCGGGCTGCCGTTGCCCGTATGA
- a CDS encoding glycosyl transferase, which produces MKVSGFTFVRNAVLYDYPVVESIQSLLPLCDEVVVAVGNSTDDTLGLIRSINSPKIRIIETTWDDTLREGGKVLAVETDKALAAIAPDADWAIYLQADEVLHEQDYPAIREGMERWLAYKQVDGLLLKYRHFYGSYDYLGDAPRWYRREIRIVRPGAGIYSYRDAQGFRKNHDEKLRVKLLDATVHHYGYVKAPAAMQRKQETFGKLWHSDAWMAENVVPATEFDYSQVDSLQRYTGTHPQVMLARIKAQNWQYEHDMSRNRYRRKDQLKHLVEKLTGYRPGEYRNYKLV; this is translated from the coding sequence ATGAAGGTTTCCGGTTTCACGTTTGTGCGCAATGCCGTGCTGTATGACTACCCGGTGGTAGAAAGCATTCAGTCCCTGCTGCCGCTTTGCGACGAGGTGGTGGTGGCCGTGGGCAATTCCACCGATGATACCCTGGGCCTGATTCGGAGCATCAACTCCCCCAAAATCCGGATTATCGAAACTACCTGGGACGATACCCTGCGGGAGGGTGGCAAAGTGCTGGCCGTAGAAACCGATAAAGCCCTGGCCGCCATTGCGCCGGATGCCGACTGGGCCATCTACCTGCAGGCCGATGAAGTACTGCACGAGCAGGATTACCCGGCTATTCGGGAAGGCATGGAGCGCTGGCTGGCTTATAAACAGGTAGATGGGCTGCTGCTGAAATACCGCCATTTCTATGGCTCCTACGACTACCTGGGCGACGCCCCGCGCTGGTACCGCCGGGAAATTCGCATTGTGCGGCCCGGCGCCGGCATCTATTCCTACCGCGACGCGCAGGGTTTCCGCAAAAACCACGATGAAAAGCTGCGCGTGAAGCTGCTGGATGCCACCGTGCACCACTACGGCTACGTAAAAGCGCCCGCCGCCATGCAGCGCAAGCAGGAAACCTTTGGCAAGCTCTGGCATTCGGATGCGTGGATGGCCGAAAACGTGGTGCCCGCCACTGAGTTCGACTACAGCCAGGTAGACTCCCTGCAGCGCTACACCGGCACGCACCCGCAGGTGATGCTGGCGCGCATCAAGGCGCAAAACTGGCAGTATGAGCACGATATGTCCCGCAACCGCTACCGCCGCAAAGACCAGCTGAAACACCTGGTGGAAAAGCTAACGGGCTACCGCCCCGGTGAATACCGCAACTATAAGCTGGTGTAG
- a CDS encoding glycosyltransferase family 2 protein: MLPTVSPLLSVISPVYLAEKLLPELVARIEASVRPITEDFEIILVDDRSPDHSWQVVEELAQQYPRVRGLRLSRNFGQHSAITAGLDHSRGQWVVVMDCDLQDRPEEIPALYAEAQKGFDLVIARRANRQDSWLKKSLSSLFYRALAYLTDTRQDSTTANFGIYNRRVVDALCQMRESARYFPTMIRWVGFQSATLPVTHAPRPSGKSSYGLSQKLHLAINTILAYSDKPLRLTIKLGLLISATAFIGVFYTLFRWLEGKITVLGYASLIISIWFFSGLIIFLLGVVGLYIGKTFEGVKNRPLYIIDQDLQADLSSSKR; this comes from the coding sequence TTGCTACCCACCGTCTCCCCCTTGCTCTCCGTTATCAGTCCGGTTTATCTGGCCGAAAAGCTGCTCCCGGAGCTGGTGGCCCGGATAGAAGCCAGCGTGCGGCCGATTACGGAGGATTTCGAAATTATTCTGGTAGATGACCGGAGCCCGGACCACTCCTGGCAGGTGGTGGAGGAGTTGGCCCAACAGTACCCCCGCGTGCGCGGCCTACGCCTCAGCCGCAATTTTGGGCAGCACAGCGCCATTACGGCGGGGCTGGATCATAGCCGGGGCCAATGGGTAGTGGTGATGGATTGCGACCTGCAGGACCGCCCCGAGGAAATTCCGGCGCTTTATGCGGAGGCTCAGAAAGGGTTTGACCTGGTTATTGCCCGGCGCGCCAACCGCCAGGACAGCTGGCTTAAGAAAAGCCTCTCCAGCCTGTTTTACCGCGCTTTGGCTTACCTCACCGATACCCGACAGGATAGCACTACCGCCAACTTTGGCATTTATAACCGCCGGGTAGTGGATGCCTTGTGCCAGATGCGGGAAAGCGCCCGGTATTTCCCCACCATGATTCGGTGGGTGGGCTTTCAAAGCGCTACGCTACCAGTCACGCACGCCCCACGCCCATCCGGCAAAAGCTCGTATGGCTTAAGCCAGAAGCTACATTTAGCCATTAATACTATCCTGGCTTATTCCGACAAGCCGCTACGGCTCACCATTAAGCTGGGCTTACTCATTTCGGCTACGGCTTTTATTGGAGTGTTCTACACGCTGTTCCGGTGGCTGGAAGGCAAAATTACTGTGTTGGGTTACGCCAGCTTAATTATCTCCATTTGGTTTTTCTCCGGCCTGATTATATTCCTATTGGGCGTGGTAGGGCTGTACATCGGTAAAACGTTTGAAGGCGTGAAAAACAGGCCCCTTTATATAATTGATCAGGATTTACAAGCTGATTTATCAAGCAGCAAGCGCTAG
- a CDS encoding EamA family transporter — MPWFLLALLTAFCLALYNFFIKLASDHIPAAVGAVVLQLVAALLGGGWLLWLKLQGQPLPISGKGLGLAALAGLGVGLAEILTFVIFSRGVPSSVGTPIIVGGSVLLTAALGLLLLRESLSISQALGLLLIVGGIALLARGH, encoded by the coding sequence ATGCCCTGGTTTCTGCTGGCCCTGCTCACGGCGTTTTGTCTGGCCCTCTACAACTTTTTTATCAAGCTGGCCTCTGACCATATTCCCGCCGCGGTAGGGGCGGTGGTGCTGCAACTGGTGGCAGCCCTGCTGGGCGGAGGGTGGCTTTTGTGGCTGAAGCTGCAGGGCCAGCCGCTGCCCATTTCGGGCAAAGGGCTGGGGCTGGCGGCCTTGGCAGGCCTGGGGGTAGGGCTGGCCGAGATTCTGACGTTTGTGATTTTCAGCCGGGGCGTTCCTTCCTCGGTGGGCACGCCCATAATTGTGGGTGGCTCCGTGTTGCTGACGGCGGCCTTGGGCTTGCTACTGCTGCGCGAATCCCTATCCATCTCGCAGGCGCTGGGGCTGCTGCTGATTGTGGGCGGCATTGCGCTACTGGCGCGCGGGCACTAA